TTTTCTACCAATTTCTGGTATTCTAATTGTTAAAGGGGCAACACATTTGGGTTTGGTGCAAGTAGATCCTTTATATCAGTTTATTCTTCTCCTTCAATATGCACTTCCTCCAGCTATGAGCATAGGTAGTAATTAAACTTTTATGATCTTCTTAGTTATAGTTCAGTCAAATTGTACACCATTAATATATATGTTCTTTTGTATAATTTACCTAAGTAATTAGATTTGTTGGTTGtaatatttttcaaactttatTTCCTATGTCTACAGGTACCATAGCACAATTATTTGGAGCTGGTGAAAGTGAATGTTCAGTTATGATGCTATGGACCTATGCATTGGCGTCAATTGCAGTGACTCTTTGGTCAACTTACTTCATGTGGCTTGTCTCTTGATTATAGTATTTgctattcattattttttcacACTTCATTTTTTGTTATCCGAACTTAAGTGGTTAATGAACTCTATCAAATGACGAATCGTTCGAAAGAATTTTTGATGAagtgatttgattttgtttcttaGTTGTGGATTTCTAGACTACTTCAAAGAACGTTTAATTTAGACCGATGAACTAGACGAAAAGATATAAAACGTCTAATTTAAACCTTTGCATTTTCATGGGAACGACTTTTCACCCCTCTGTTATTACCATTGTATTATAGTTTATACTAGTACTTCTTTCCTTATATACATGCAAGAGATAAAGTGGAGATGTATAATTTGTGAATCCGAACATAATTCATACTGAAATGAAATATTGGTGGCTTTTAGTGCATACATTATGAATATTACAcatgtgtattattttattaacataCATACGAAACAAATATCTAAGGTTGGGTCATGGACTAATAGACAATGAAATTCTGAAAAAGAATCACACGACTCACATCAACATTCACGCATGTCATCGCGAGCATGTGTGTTATGTTTAAGGACTCattctataaatatatatgttcatcattttctttcatATTATCTCTTACCAAATTActaaataatcttttttttttttttaatttgaccCACCAAATAATCAATCTTATTTCTTTGCTCTTatcactttcttttcttttcttttctgtgtattttcttcatcaaccaAACTTAATGTAAAGAAGGTAAAAACTAAATTGTttcgatttatttatttttcttatgcaataaaaattgtttttattttattctaagaCTAAATTGgatcttgaaatttttattagGAACTAAATTTAGTCTTCACTTCTTTTAATGGCTTTTTCTCATCATACTTATCCAAACAAAGGTTCCCATTTATTGGTACATGATTCAATTCAATCTTAAAACTATCGCCATCAAGGATCAAGGCAGATGCCTCTACACAATTCTAGTTGGCCTGGCTGGCATGTGAAAGTGAAATATTCCATTCGGGTGCCTATCATaaggaaaaataattactttttagatatattgaataattaatatatcaaaaaaaatgaagttttgttGATCGGATGAAGTACATATATATGCTTTGTTGAATTTGGGTTTCATGCAATTAAAAGTTTCACATTCATGCATTTGAAACATCAATAACAGCTTGATAAAAATCTTGACCTTgtggattttattttacaattttaaatattaagttAATTCTCAACTATTCGATCTTGATCAAACTGTCATCTCAACTGCGTAAATACGGAGAATCTCGATATACCCAAGTGGATGAATTATGATCGTTcatccaacatttttttttcttcaaattttttaatggaGAATGTTAGTTTGATTATAGCTTGGAAGTTGGCATATTGTCCAAAAAGTCTAATTAAGTAATTTGGACTGAAGTACCTCAACTTACACACATTTCATTTGTCATCATTTGAAAATACTTGTTGTTTTGTCGCTTTACCGTATCAACATGGTTGTCTCCTCTAAATTACATTAATTAGCAAATGGGTCTACTAATCACAAACTCTTGTCCTCTACCCAAAGAATATAGCTAGATAAGCAACACTGTGAATATATGGAGGAGAATTAATCTTTAATCTATACGCAACTCTATATAAATTAGAGTTGAGGATAGAAAAAtgttcaatataatatttaattcacaAGACTCTTATTTATTAATAGATTAATCTTACGTATTGTGGCTTAAGATAGTCCAATAATACTGATAGATGAGTGAAGCTGACAaagttattttttgtctttctgGCCTCACTCCAATCATtaaaagcaacaagacacacacacatacatgtTTAAGGAAGGTGCAATACACAACCCACAAGATACGGTAAGTGATATAGTTCATGCTAAGTTTTTTCAATTCAATGGACCAAAATAGcatcaatgaaattattaaTGTTGTCTCACTTTTTCTACTATTAGTGTGCAAATTTTAATGAAAGTTCTTTACTAAAGTAGTATATATTGGTCCCCTTAGAAGATGCCTTTGTCAGTTTAACTCTATagtttcattaattattttcctttttttaattcctCCTAGTGTTCTTCATGTTAAACCAAGATAAAGGATTCATATAGGATGAAGCAATTTGCTTCATATTTATGTTCATTTGCCAATAGAATATAtggttttattttactattttcagtttttcactgttaacaacattataattccaagtttgtttcatatatataagcgaaattttttaatttgtgtgcaGGATACATTAAATAGCATATAGTTTTGGAAGATTTAATTGTGATAATGGGATTTCTAGAGCTATTTTCTGTTGCTTCTTTCCCTGTGATCAAAGTACTACTAGTCACTGGAATTGGTCTACTTCTTGCACTTGATAACATTAATTTGTTGGGAAAAGATGCAAGGAATCAAACCAATCATGTAAGTTCATAAATTCTtgaagaacatttttttttttgttatatcattttttctttctatttatatataacttataaacaacaataattcatcTGTGACAGCTTGTACATTATGTGTTCAATCCTGGTCTGATTGGTGGTAATTTGGCACAAACAATCACTTTAGATAATGTTGTTTCTTTGTGAGTggttattttattcatttttttgctcctaatttttattttgaggattTGCTTTCTTAATTATGGTTTATAacactttttaattttcataattaGGTGGTTCATGCCAGTGAACATATTGGTTACATTTTTGTTAGGCTCAGCCTTAGGATGGATTATTATCAAACTCACAAAGCCTCCTAGACACATAGAAGGTCTCATAGTAGGTGTCTGTTCTGCAGGTAGATATATCTCTTCTCTTCATAAAAAGAACATGAGTATGAATATCGAACCTGGGAGTATGTCCCTCCTCAAAGTCTCAGGTTCGATATTCATACTCATATTCTGTATTGCAGCTTTCATGAAGCTATAACACTGTTTATTGTTTAATGCATCTTTAAAGTTGAgtttattttatgattgatgTATCAACAGGAAATTTAGGAAACTTGCCTATAATAATTATTCCAGCTATATGCAAAGACAAAGGTAGTCCTTTTGGAGATCCTGATGTATGCTATCAATTTGGGATGGCTTATGCTTCACTTTCTATGGCAGTATGTAATTTCATTACTTCCTTTCACTAAATTCTTAAATCACATTACACAAATGTTGTCATCACtaagaaattattgaaaaatatccattttactacaattgtatcttaggatttaatttatatactagtgtaaagattttttacattaCGAATCAGACGTAATTGTCAAATTATTGAAACTGTTTGACTTTAATCATAACTACTTTTTGAAAGATCATAACTACTTTTAAAGCCACATATATGATCGTCGATGATTAGTTAATAATGTAAActcttatttgttttctttgggGAAACCATAGATTGGAGCTGTTTTTATATGGACTTACGTGTACAACATAATGCGGATTTCTTCAAGAAATGTTCACAAAGAATGTAACAAAAGTAGTGATTCCATCACCTTGGAGGATTCAAGGGATGTATCACAATCAATCATAGAGGAAGGCTCTGAAAATTATACAAGTCCAACAAAAGGCAATGTGGATGATGCATACACCCTATTGCTTTCTAAGAATGAGTCTGAGCAGAAAATTAAGGTTGCTATAAACTTCCTTTTCATATATCTtatatttagaagaaaaaaatccaaaaagaaaGGATCAATATATCAAATCTTCTTATGTTTGCAGGTGCCAGtctttgataaaattaagcATAAATTTGGAATGATTTTAGGCAACCCAAATTTCAGAGGCATATTTTCACCAGCAACTCTTGGGGCGGtatgatatatttttcattttctacgTGAACTTATGTTTTGCTTTGCAACAGTCCAATGcaaatatagtaatataattTGCACAGTATGTTactcatgtatatatatatgtgaaaaagaaaggaaaatttatgattaaaattttCCTTATGCAGATTGTTGGATTTATTGTTGGTGTAGTTCCTTGGTTACGTAGGTTAATGATTGGAAGCAATGCTCCTCTTCATGTGATTGAAGACTCTGCTTCCATGTTGGGGTATATGCATCTCAAATTTTCatctttaagatttttgaatCACATAAGGTTACATTATATCCTGTTATTACATGCAGTGATGCTGCCATTCCAACAATAACCCTTATAATGGGTGCCAACCTTCTTAGAGGTAAAGCATATATGTAAAATGTGGTGCTTAGTACTAGTCCTCTCGAACTTGTAAACACGGGTCAAAATAGTTCTTGATTTTTGCAAATTGATAAATACATCGATGAAATTGTAAAAGATCATTTTAAATAGTCGCTCAATTAATCTCTATCATTAGAGGTTGTGATGTGACGGATCAGTTGAATTTGTGGTCCCTCCACGTTGATTATACATCAATGTATGTATGCTAGAGGTTAATCTGTCTTGAATTTAGATCTCTTAACTATTGACCAATTTGTCACTG
Above is a genomic segment from Medicago truncatula cultivar Jemalong A17 chromosome 5, MtrunA17r5.0-ANR, whole genome shotgun sequence containing:
- the LOC11406295 gene encoding protein PIN-LIKES 3, whose product is MGFLELFSVASFPVIKVLLVTGIGLLLALDNINLLGKDARNQTNHLVHYVFNPGLIGGNLAQTITLDNVVSLWFMPVNILVTFLLGSALGWIIIKLTKPPRHIEGLIVGVCSAGNLGNLPIIIIPAICKDKGSPFGDPDVCYQFGMAYASLSMAIGAVFIWTYVYNIMRISSRNVHKECNKSSDSITLEDSRDVSQSIIEEGSENYTSPTKGNVDDAYTLLLSKNESEQKIKVPVFDKIKHKFGMILGNPNFRGIFSPATLGAIVGFIVGVVPWLRRLMIGSNAPLHVIEDSASMLGDAAIPTITLIMGANLLRGLKGASTPFWTIIGIIVVRYILLPIFGVLIIKGATHLGLVQIDPLYQFVLLLQYALPPAMNIGTIAQLFGAGESECSVMMLWTYALASIAVTLWSTYFMWLVS